GAAGGTGAGAGAATACTGcaataacaaaaatataataataataataataataatgcttttCACTATGGCTGTGGGTCCATAGAGCGAATGGAAGTCGAGATTTCGCCGCACCGCTGTCAGCACTCCCTCCTGCTCAAGAAGAAGACACCACCCCCTGGCCACGGGGCGAGCACAGAAGGGACATTTCAAACGTTATTTGGCATGAAacgaaattaataataatattatacacATTGTCATGATTTCAACACttcagtattaaaaaaataataacaaaataaactTTGAGTGGACAAATTGTAGTGTTGCTTGGACCCGTAGGGGGTGGGTTATGCAGGATTAAATAGTCActgttcagacacacacacggtcgCATACTGTCCGTTTAAACccatctcattaaaaaaaaaaaaaaaaaaatcgagtCTTTCGAGGAGTCTGAGTGTTCGTGTGTTTCATGTGGGCAACAGAGACAGTATTGTAGCGTGGGCCGGCGGCGGTCGTATTTCGAATGTGCGCAGGGACACCCCGACGCCGCATTAGGCGCCTGGCGCGGGGTGCGGCCGAGGCAGACGTTCGTGAAGTGCAGCGAGGGGGGAGCGAGTGGCTTTGTGTGCGGCGGCGTACGCGCGTGTCGCTCAGCTCTCGTCCTCCGGGTGTTGCTGGTCCAGCAGGCGGACGTGCGTGAAGGGGAAGTGGCCCCTCTTGCCCTTGCACTCTCCCTCCCACTGACCGTTCACATTGATCTTGGTCACGTTCACCAGGTCCCCCACCTgcacaccagacacacagagagacggATGGATTAGACCTGATCTGTAATGCAGTAATGCAGCCACCAACGCGCACCTGACAGAGAAACAGCAGAATGACATGCAGGAGGGGCCACAAAACAGCAACTACTGTTGAaagtctaaagtgaagtgattgtcacttgtgatacacagcagcacagcacacggtgcacagagtgaaatttgtcctctgcatttatcccatcaccctgagtgagcagtgggcggccctgacaagcgcccggggagcagtgtgtggggacggtgctttgctcagtggcaccttggcagatcgggattcgaaccttctgattacggggccgcttccttaaccaccactgtcAGGGTTcctacacatttttacaaaagactTTTCAATGACTAAGGCACATTTTCATGGCcaaatgttctctgaaatttgtgcaaaaaataaacaaataaataaatacgttaAACTAAACTtttgacaaccctgaaaagctgaaCCTAAACCACAAAATGGGTTCCAAAATTCGAAAGAATAcctggaaaaatatttttttaattccatgaCTTTTGCAAGTTTTTAACGATCGTAAGAACCCTGCAAGTTTCTTTATGCTAAAACTGTTCTCTTTCAATACGACTGCAAATCGCATAAACAGTATTTGGTGTTCTGGTCTAAATCAGGGTGGCAAAAACAGAGGAAAACACCAgagtgggagggggggggggagagagagagagagagagactccttCCCCACCGGAGGTAGAACGAGCAGTGAAGAGGAAGCGCCCGTGCTCTTCCGCGGCGCCCAGGCGGTGGGTTACGCGGGCATAAGAGCGTGCGTGACCCGGGTGTCGCCATGCATGCGTGacgccgtaaaaaaaaaaaaaaaaaaaaaaaaaaaaaaaaaaagaccccagcAGCTGGGGGTGAACGGCGGGAGGTACAGTTACAGGAAAGTGAGAGCCGGGGCAAGGGGGTGAGTGACAGAGAGCTATATTTGctaaaaagagttttttttttttttttttttctcctcctccccttTCCAGGGTGGGAAAGCGACACACAAAAAGGACCAActcaagggaaaaaaaaattatactttgTACCTCCAGAGCAAGAGCCGTTTTATCATACGCATTAGGAACCCTCTTCTGTATCGCCCTGGCATAGACTGGTCCATTCTGGAGGTTGGGCAGAGGGGTGTTGACTACGGGCTGGGCGTAGTCTATGGGATTGGGTGTCTGTGCCCCGGAGCCATCTAGAGCCCCCGGCGCTCCAGGCCCCGCTGAGGCCGAGCCCCCCGAGGCGGGCGAGGCAGGACGGTACCTCTCCACGTAGGGCACCGGGATCATGCCCTGCCGGCCCTCCTGATTGGCCGCGTTCCACCACTGCTCCTCTGGCTTCTCCAGGACCCTCAGCACGTCCCCCTTCCGGAAAGGCAGGTCCTCCTCGTCGTTGCCTGGGAAGTCGAAAAGGGCGCGGACGTACTCCGCCTCCTCGGGCCTCTGGGCGGCGCCGGCGGGAGCCGGGCCGACCAGCGGCACGTGTTTGGCCCTGCTGGTGGGCTCGATGAGAGTGGTGGTGTCCAGGTAGTGGATCTTGTAAAACTCCAGCAGGGCCGGAAGGGCGTCGAACTCCTGGTCGCCGATGCGGAAGCGTGCGGAGGGAGCACCTGCGTGGAAAGCAGAGACGGGCTTTATGGCTGCCGTGTGCCAGGCCGATCAATATCTGCAAAATCTGCAGTGCGCCATTCTGCAGCGTTCAGACATCAGCTCCTCATTAGGCCGAGCGCAACGGGCTCCATCACACAACCATAACATTAGGAACactgataaagtgataaagtgaagtgattgtcattgtggaacactgcagcacagcacacggtgacacagtgaaatgtgtcatctgtttttaacccatcacccttggtgagcagcgggccgccatgacaggcgcccggggagcagtgtgtgggggcggtgctttgctgagtggcgcctcgggattcgaaccggcaaccttctgactacggggccgcttacttaacctctaggccaccgctgccttgTCACTGACGGGTCACCAGAGTGACATCAATCAGATTTATTAGGCCACAAGTCCgcaaatgcattaaaaagcacCGAAACTGCAGCGAACTGTAGAAAACCGACGTACTGATCACTTTGACCGGGTGTTCTGTGTCCTAGATTGCCCCGCCTGACAACTGAAgaaatgcattatgggacctTACAACCACACATTCCTAACGTGTTAAAAACGGAGCACGTAAAGGCTGTGTCAGCGCGACACCAGGTTCTAAAGCCACGGGCCTTCAGAGGAAGTAGCGCATAACACAACACTCCGCCGGGACGTCCCCGCGGTGAAAGCAGCGGCAAAACAAGGGTCGGGGATCACAGGCATTCCACGGACGCCACGCAAAACAAGTCATCCTGCCCGCGCCACGCCTCTTCCGGCCGACTGTGCTCcgccctcccacacacacacacacacacacacacacacaaacgttcaTCTACTTCAAACGTGAAGTCTTCAGCAGGAGAACGACTGCTGCCGATGGCCTGAAATCCACCCTTGGAGGGCAAACGTGGCCGTCTGGGGTCGCTGTTCTGCCCCGGAACACCGGAACACTGTGCGCTCAGAACAGAATAGGAATCTTTCACCGTTCAAGCCTGAAAGCAGGCTAAACATACACCAAAATAAATGCTCTTTAGACGCTTGCTCgcgttgaaagtgaagtgattgtgatacactgcagcacagcacatggcgacacagagaaatgtgtcctctgtatttaaccatcacccttggtgagcagtgggcagccatgacaggcgcccggggagcagcgtgtggggacggtgctcagtggcatcttgttGGCTCAGGATTcctcctgattacgggcccgcttccttaaccgctaggccaccactgccaccgaTAACAAGACAAACATCTAACAGCCACCCaggaaaacatttaaatttaaggtCTCCAGTCATGAAAacgtgactttgtgagatgatttaacaatAATTCGAGTTCCCcgagtctgtctatggtcctgccaTGGCTAtcagcggcagctcagacggtttgatctggaatttgtcccgttatgatgtcataaggggaaaggttacctcccgtttctcttgttttctccgcccataaaacattatctccactgaccatcatggcttccgaacgtgcgaagcattgcagctgctcggtgattggaggtaaaaatgagcacaaattagttgcgttttttttttcagttcagtcttgcgagactctgaagagcCAGcgggtccattttttttttctctgggaAATTCGCCGACACACGTTCCTGTCTGGTGTTTGTGACGTGATTTacgcgaatgcccgctcaacttctataggccgctctcctcctcagtcgcgtcctgggaaatctcattgtggggcTCGCaaaaaaagtggctgtaattctggacCGCGACTGGCTTTTGAAAAGTGACGTCAGATACGgtattaggggacaaataaaaacacgtcaggggacctttaaaaatgacaatgagCTTCTTTTACTGACTTTGTACATCAAAAAATAAACTTCATGGCTTTTCTCGAATCCCCGTATGTTCGACGATAAGTGCGGTTTCCTAACAGTGTTCTTAGGTTGAGAACTTGTTGCTTCTTCCTGCCTTCTCTTCACTCATGTTCATCACGTG
The window above is part of the Denticeps clupeoides chromosome 6, fDenClu1.1, whole genome shotgun sequence genome. Proteins encoded here:
- the LOC114791884 gene encoding adapter molecule crk-like, translated to MAGNFDAEDRASWYWGKLSRQEAVSLLQGQRHGVFLVRDSITSPGDYVLSVSENSKVSHYIINSVSNHRQSGPGAPSARFRIGDQEFDALPALLEFYKIHYLDTTTLIEPTSRAKHVPLVGPAPAGAAQRPEEAEYVRALFDFPGNDEEDLPFRKGDVLRVLEKPEEQWWNAANQEGRQGMIPVPYVERYRPASPASGGSASAGPGAPGALDGSGAQTPNPIDYAQPVVNTPLPNLQNGPVYARAIQKRVPNAYDKTALALEVGDLVNVTKINVNGQWEGECKGKRGHFPFTHVRLLDQQHPEDES